The following coding sequences lie in one Silene latifolia isolate original U9 population chromosome 5, ASM4854445v1, whole genome shotgun sequence genomic window:
- the LOC141655230 gene encoding serine carboxypeptidase-like 45 yields MSPITWLIVISTLMHYVTSYPETELIKTLPQQPAVNFKQFAGYVTVDEAQQRHLFYYFVEAETNPQSKPLVLWLNGGPGCSSVGYGAFMEHGPFRPTENGLVVNEYSWNKEANMLYLETPVGVGFSYSSNKSFYKSVNDEITAKDNLVFLQKWLTKFFEYKKSDLFITGESYAESKNDETGHYVPQLAELILKTNLQTNLKGIALGNPLLEFNTDFNSRGEYLWSHGIISDATYDLLQNVCNYSQILRRSFKQALTPECRMVKNKMDSQTTDYLNLYDVIVDVCLHEQTRFLTALKDDKIDPCQDDKTTNYLNKQEVQKALHAQLVGVTKWSLRSSVVNYTADDAQVSTLPLLANLMKLGVRILLYR; encoded by the exons ATGTCACCCATAACATGGCTCATAGTTATTTCAACTCTTATGCATTATGTAACATCTTACCCTGAAACTGAGTTAATCAAAACTTTACCACAACAACCAGCAGTGAATTTCAAGCAGTTTGCTGGATATGTCACTGTTGACGAAGCCCAACAAAGACATCTCTTTTACTACTTTGTCGAAGCCGAAACTAATCCTCAATCTAAGCCCCTTGTTCTTTGGCTTAATGGAG GACCTGGTTGTTCGTCTGTTGGATATGGAGCCTTTATGGAACATGGACCTTTCAGACCTACTGAAAATGGCTTGGTTGTCAATGAATATAGCTGGAACAAAG AAGCAAATATGTTGTACTTGGAAACACCAGTAGGAGTCGGTTTTTCCTACTCTTCAAACAAATCATTCTATAAGTCTGTCAATGATGAAATTACAG CAAAAGACAATCTTGTATTTCTTCAGAAGTGGCTTACTAAATTTTTTGAATACAAAAAGAGTGACTTGTTCATTACAGGAGAGAGTTATGCAG AATCTAAAAATGATGAAACAGGGCATTATGTACCACAGCTTGCCGAACTGATCTTGAAGACGAACCTCCAAACAAATCTCAAGGGAATTGCT CTAGGAAATCCGCTACTAGAATTCAACACAGATTTCAATTCAAGAGGAGAGTACCTTTGGTCACATGGTATTATATCTGATGCAACATATGATCTCCTGCAAAATGTATGCAATTATTCACAAATTTTAAGACGATCTTTTAAACAAGCTCTTACCCCTGAATGCCGTATGGTGAAGAACAAAATGGATTCTCAAACGACCGATTACCTCAATCTTTACGACGTTATTGTTGATGTTTGCTTGCACGAACAAACACGTTTTCTCACCGCTTTG AAGGATGATAAGATTGATCCTTGTCAAGACGATAAAACAACAAATTACTTAAACAAGCAAGAAGTGCAAAAGGCTTTACATGCACAACTTGTGGGTGTCACCAAATGGAGTCTTCGTAGCAG TGTTGTAAACTATACTGCGGACGACGCTCAAGTGTCCACCCTTCCTTTACTGGCCAATTTAATGAAGCTTGGTGTTCGTATTCTTCTATACAGGTAA